Proteins from a single region of Nocardioides anomalus:
- the hsaA gene encoding 3-hydroxy-9,10-secoandrosta-1,3,5(10)-triene-9,17-dione monooxygenase oxygenase subunit, with product MSQAATQSVLDGVRDLLPTFRDRADEAERLRVVPESSVKELEETGFFRLLQPRRFDGLEADPVDFYTAVRDVASACGSTGWVSSVVGVHPWQVALFADEAQQAVWGEDTATRLSSSYAPTGKATVTDGGYRLSGKWSFSSGCDHCQWVLLGGLVFNEDGNVVDFKTFMLPRKDYAILDVWHMVGLSGTGSNDILVEDVFVPEAFTLSMGETGQCRGPGQAQNPSDLYKLPFHSIFTGTITTPIIGIAMGAYDDHVAMQQQRTRAAYLGEKASLDPFSAVRIARASSEIDAAWALLVNNIREEQEYVAKGERIPLKTRLKVRRDQVIGSQRAIDAIDSLFEASGGRALAEGTPLQRAWRDAHAGRVHAANDPERALQMYGAHEFGHKIDPGMY from the coding sequence ATGTCCCAGGCTGCGACTCAGTCAGTGCTCGACGGGGTCCGAGACCTGCTCCCGACCTTCCGCGACCGGGCCGACGAGGCCGAGCGGCTGCGGGTCGTCCCGGAGTCGTCGGTCAAGGAACTGGAGGAGACCGGGTTCTTCCGGCTGCTCCAGCCGCGGCGCTTCGACGGGCTGGAGGCGGACCCGGTCGACTTCTACACCGCGGTCCGGGACGTCGCGAGCGCGTGCGGCTCGACCGGCTGGGTCTCCAGCGTGGTCGGGGTGCACCCGTGGCAGGTGGCGCTGTTCGCCGACGAGGCGCAGCAGGCGGTGTGGGGCGAGGACACCGCGACCCGGCTGAGCTCGTCGTACGCCCCGACCGGCAAGGCCACCGTGACCGACGGCGGCTACCGGCTGTCGGGCAAGTGGAGCTTCAGCTCCGGCTGCGACCACTGCCAGTGGGTGCTGCTGGGCGGGCTGGTCTTCAACGAGGACGGCAACGTCGTCGACTTCAAGACCTTCATGCTGCCGCGCAAGGACTACGCGATCCTCGACGTCTGGCACATGGTCGGGCTCTCCGGCACCGGCTCCAACGACATCCTGGTCGAGGACGTGTTCGTGCCCGAGGCGTTCACCCTCAGCATGGGCGAGACCGGCCAGTGCCGGGGCCCGGGTCAGGCGCAGAACCCCTCCGACCTCTACAAGCTGCCGTTCCACTCGATCTTCACCGGCACCATCACCACCCCGATCATCGGCATCGCCATGGGCGCCTACGACGACCACGTGGCCATGCAGCAGCAGCGCACGCGCGCGGCGTACCTCGGGGAGAAGGCGTCGCTCGACCCGTTCTCGGCGGTCCGGATCGCCAGGGCGAGCAGCGAGATCGACGCGGCCTGGGCGCTGCTGGTCAACAACATCCGCGAGGAGCAGGAGTACGTCGCCAAGGGCGAGCGGATCCCCCTCAAGACGCGGCTCAAGGTCCGCCGCGACCAGGTCATCGGCTCCCAGCGCGCGATCGACGCGATCGACTCCCTCTTCGAGGCCTCGGGCGGTCGGGCGCTGGCCGAGGGCACCCCGCTGCAGCGGGCCTGGCGCGACGCGCACGCCGGTCGGGTGCACGCGGCCAACGACCCCGAGCGCGCGCTGCAGATGTACGGCGCCCACGAGTTCGGCCACAAGATCGACCCGGGGATGTACTGA
- the hsaD gene encoding 4,5:9,10-diseco-3-hydroxy-5,9,17-trioxoandrosta-1(10),2-diene-4-oate hydrolase, producing the protein MEEPLRQHSAKAGDLTLAYYDEGASRPEVGAGLPLVLLHGGGPGASSRSNFEPAIPRFATSFRTLAVDMPGFGGSDKPSVVGNYFRFAADHVVRLLDELGIERVHLLGNSLGGGTATRLTLEHPDRVGRLVLMGPGGLSYNLFHADPTEGVRRLTEFNLEPSREALRAFISTMVVDQRLVTDELVEMRYADATAPGAREAMVSMGMSFFDPATAEDGMLWREAHRIKHHTLLTWGREDRVNPLDGALVALKSIKRARLHVFPNCGHWAQIEAAEEFAEVTTAFLAAHRERS; encoded by the coding sequence GTGGAGGAGCCCCTCCGGCAGCACAGCGCGAAGGCGGGCGACCTCACGCTCGCCTACTACGACGAGGGCGCGTCCCGCCCCGAGGTCGGCGCGGGGCTGCCGCTGGTGCTGCTGCACGGCGGCGGCCCGGGGGCGTCGTCCAGGTCGAACTTCGAGCCGGCCATCCCGCGCTTCGCCACGTCGTTCCGCACCCTCGCCGTGGACATGCCGGGCTTCGGGGGCTCGGACAAGCCGTCGGTGGTCGGCAACTACTTCCGCTTCGCCGCCGACCACGTCGTGCGGCTGCTCGATGAGCTCGGCATCGAGAGGGTCCACCTGCTCGGCAACAGCCTGGGCGGCGGCACCGCCACCCGCCTCACCCTCGAGCACCCCGACCGCGTCGGCCGGCTGGTGCTCATGGGGCCGGGCGGGCTGTCGTACAACCTCTTCCACGCCGACCCCACCGAGGGCGTGCGCCGACTCACCGAGTTCAACCTCGAGCCCTCGCGTGAGGCGCTCCGCGCGTTCATCTCCACCATGGTCGTCGACCAGAGGCTGGTGACCGACGAGCTCGTGGAGATGCGCTACGCCGACGCCACCGCGCCCGGCGCGCGCGAGGCGATGGTCTCGATGGGCATGTCGTTCTTCGACCCGGCCACCGCCGAGGACGGGATGCTCTGGCGCGAGGCGCACCGGATCAAGCACCACACCCTGCTCACCTGGGGCCGCGAGGACCGGGTCAACCCGCTCGACGGCGCGCTGGTCGCGCTCAAGTCGATCAAGCGGGCCCGGCTGCACGTGTTCCCCAACTGCGGGCACTGGGCGCAGATCGAGGCGGCCGAGGAGTTCGCCGAGGTGACCACGGCGTTCCTGGCCGCGCACCGGGAGCGGTCATGA